The nucleotide window TGAGGCacaattcattttcttccagcctCATAGTCAAAAGACAAGGGTGCCACTGACCATGCTGATTAAACGGTGACAGACAGCTCTACTACCACACAATTAGAATCTGAAAGAGCTCATGCTTATGGAACCACCCAAGAAGGAATTTGACAAACTAAAACAGCTGCTGCTAAATCTAGGCCAAGGGATTACACCATCCACAGACATCGCTCAAAAATCTGCTCTCTAACCTAGTTCTGAAGAATTATCCCAgttaaacaaatataaataacagtATCTTAAACATCTATCAGCAAGTTCCAATCCTTCATccaagggaaaagaggaagaggccAGTACTACTTGTCTGATACTATTAGAATTTGCTTTAGGCGGAGCCTGAacattcataaaatattaatgttaagTAATTATTACATTATTAGGCGATAAGACTAAAAATAACACTTACTGGAAAAGATTTAATGGACCAGACAATTTCACTGTTCTCTGGAACCCATTTGACACTTCCAACAGTGGTTTTAAACTTTGGCGAGTCTGCGTCATTTGGAACTGGAATGTGAATCTCCACATTGTTGGCAGTTGATCTACGCTTAAATTGACTTTTTgcctaaagaagaaaaaaaaaaaaacaatcagaaaagCAGGCCTGTAAGTATTTCCATTATGCTAGTGAGTTCAGAGAGCTGCGAGACAATTCCCCTCCACCCCGATCTACATCCTGAGAAACAGGACTGTAACGCAGAGATTGTAACTTACAAATGAAGTTCTCAAAAAGATGCAAGTCCCacaaaaatactaaatactTGTACAAAAATGCACATACTGGTAGTcaagctttgaaaacaaagggaagagaagactAAAATTTGCCATAATTATTTTAGAACTTCTGACCTTGATCATGTACTCTATGCGGCTATGCGAGTGTTTTTCAATCACAGACTCAATCCAGATCAGTGGTTTTACCTATGGGGGAAAAACACTTAACAGCTGTAGGTTTTACTTTGACACGGTCGTTAAAATGTTGCTTCCCATAAAGCTACACTTAACACATGAAccccacagaaaacagaaagtctGTGGTGTTCAAAATGACAAATGagttgtgtttttatttaaaaaaaaaaaaatttacacaaaTGAGCAAGCATTGATATACCAACAACCAAGTGTTACAAGAATTATAGGCTTAAAAAAGTATGTCTCAGATTAATCCCTAATAACAAACACTTGCACTCCAAAATATTTGATAATTTAACACACTAGGGACTGAACTATGACAAGCCCTAAAAATAACTCTAATTCAAACTACTgcccttgaaaaaaattaatactaaaCTTTTCATTTGTTGTCTCCTGTCATAGTTGCATATTATAGACCTTCTCTatactgaatttttccttttctgaaaggaaagctaTCCTTATCACTGTGGCCAGCATATTCTAATAAAATTCAACTACATAAATACTGCTGTTGTCAAGCACAATGAATTGTTACACTGACATTTCATCATGTagttagcttaaaaaaaaaaaaaaatcacaggaacaGTTATTTCAGAACCAGTTTCAATagtagttggaaaaaaaaaaaagagagacttaTTACCAAGTTATTTCTAAACTCATTCTTACTTCCTCCAAAATGAGCAAGCACAAAGCTTTGCTATTAACAGTTGACTTGAAAACTACTATGCTACCcatactttaagaaaaaaaaaaaaaaattaagggaaaGCCGTTAGTAATTTTGCCTACAATCTAAAACACTATCacataaaaaatgcaaacatccAGACTTACGTGGGTATTAAGACGATATGACATGAGTTCAAACTCTCCATCAGGCGGAATGAAAGAAATTGTCCTGTCGTTTTCAAAGCGAGAGAGACGAACACACTGGTGAAACTTCACATCTTCCAGTTCTACTGATTTACTTTTGCCACCTAGCAGAAAATACACGTTTCAAGGTGCTACACCAAGCATGCCTGAAGTCTCATTGTAGCCAGTTACACAGCTAAGCAGTTGTCTGCTGACACTCCTCCCTTTTAGCCAACACTTTCTTTAGCTTGCTATAGGTTTTTAGGACTGCAGAAGTCccaaggaaaaagagatgaggAAGCCTAGATGGTTACCACATATTACCATGGCGTTCCATCTTTGCTTGGTACTGTCACACAAGACCTAATGTGGTTTTCTACACTGATAAAGGGAGTATTTCAATCATCTTAGAACAAATCCTTTCAGCTGAACCTCAAGCATCCCAAAACCTAAGACTTGAGATAACTTCTTTCATGATTATTGAGATATCACCGAAATACTCACGGCCTGTATTATCAAAAAGAACTTTGTCATTTAAACCAAGGCGCAGCTCTGGCATTCCCGAGAGAAAGACTCGCATTTTAATGGATCCAACTATCTCACTCCGTAATACATTTCCGTTGGCACTGACctgaacaaaaacaaaaagaaaggtaagaTGGCTCTGATGTTTGATGTTGCAACATATCACAACACTCCCACTCCATCCCCGTGTCCCAAGTTTTCTTGGGTGTCTTTCTCCTGGGAGATTAATCCGGTAGAATAGAATTAGATCAGGGAGGTGATGGGCAtagagggaggaggaaaggacgTATCAGAAATCAGCAGTACATCCAAATAAAGCATTATTTGTCTGCTGGATGTCCTTACAGGTACTTGGTCTTAATGACTGACATTGTTTTGAGCATCACAGTACACTAGCTGGTCTGACTTTCTATTGTACCCTTGCAGGTTTTCAGACAATAAGCCCTTTTCAACACTTCCTATCAAAATTCTCCTTAAAAGTTAAAAGGTACCCACCAAAAGGTTAACAGACTCTATAACATCCAGGaacacttcatttttcctgtattttattccttctgaTCTCCATGAAACAGCATTTGTAACAGTGGCAGGTGGACGCGGAGCTCCAGTTTCAAGTTTGTGACCTTCCTGAGTGATGTACCTTTACAGCCACATAATTGgcatgaaaaaatgaaaattagctTTTTTGATAACTAGACCAAGCCAAAAGATTTGTTTGTGTATGGGAAGAATGCTCAAAACTTTCCAAGGAGTTTGTCACTGTAAGTGATGCAGAATGATACTTACTCTTGTAAAATTTTACTATCAGTGGTTTGTGGATAACCAAAATCCATAAGCTCATCTAACAACtcataaataataacaaaattatCCCTAATGCTCTCTTCTTCCAACTCcttgaaatattcagaaaaaacctgaaacaaagcgacaggagggaggggaagaaggaggacaTTAACTGAGGAAGTACAGCACATTCAGAATGTGTTCTTGTATCTaaaatagcaatttttaaaaagctccaAACCAAACCCCATAATTCACAAACAGCATTCTGTTCAGAAGATTAGCCTCAGGAAACCCACCTCAGTTAAAAGAGAGCTAGAGAATCCTAGAAGCAACTCTAactattatgaaaaatatttattctggagaaaatatttttcatgccaGGTACAGATGAACCAAACATAGAATCTATGTGATATACCACTACTCATGCATCAAGTTCACAATTCTCCTCTGTGTTCTCAGGTCTTGTGCAACTACTTACAGCATTGTGTCACATCCTTTGCCTACTCAGCTACAAAATATCAATTCCATTATTAGTGGTTAGGAAGATAGTTCTACAAAATAATcaaatataaagtaaaaatgcTATTACCACagagttcttaaaaatgtgaaagctCTACGCACTTCTATTTAGATCAGATTTAGACTGAACCGAGAAGACGGAGGTTACTTTGGAAATTTCATACTCACCTGAACTACTTTATATAAAAACGAAAACACCAGTGATacacaagcatttttcttcGAAGTTGCAACAACTGATAAAGGATGTTCAGGAACATGCATTCAAAGTCACCATTCAAAAACCATGTTTActaagtgcatttttaaaagcctttagGCAACTAGAGTTGGCCAAAAAACCTAAGAGTTAATTAATGAACAGTACCTCTGGTCTAATGAGATGTGAAGATAAACATTTAGGAAATAATTTAGTAGAGTAGAATCAATCTAAACACTTTTCTGcaccctgtgctgctggtgcacATTACACTACGTAAAGCATAAAACGACTTTATTTAATAGAGCCTCCTTATGTCACTTCACCCATTCTCTAGCTTTGCTTTTagacacaaagaacaaaaataataaagcagcaCTTGGCATATCAGCGTATGAGAGCTATCTGCAGTATAAAGGATACGATACAGGTTGTTATGTTTAATCCACATAAAACGAACTCCTCCATGTGCTAGAATAGGAGAAAGCgtcccctcttcttccttttccataagGATTGGCATAAAATGCTCCACCTCTGACATGTCCACATCTCCACGGTAATTCCGACAAATGAGAACCTATAAAGACAGGAACaaaatctttatattttttctctttcgTGAGATGATGTTACCACGCAAGATCAACGCACCAGATATTTGGACGGTGTCtttaagtaacttttaaaaagccacCAAGCTTCACTCTAGCTCCTACGCATACTATAAATGCAAATCACAAGACCAAGATACTTTTCTGATCGGAATGCAAATCCTAATCTTTCATTGCAAAGTCACATATTAACACTTTCCAGAGTTATTCTTCACCTATTGCCGCCCACGCCCTAATAACGCTTTTAAGGTAGGAAAACATGCAACCCCTCTGAGACAAACCACCCGCAATTACAGCAGGGATTAATTACTCCAGGTGGGATGCCCAAGGGCCCTGCTAGCACCTCCCTCAGCACCTGTAACTGCGAAGAGGAGACACAAGCCACGACCCCCCTTCTCACAGCGCCATGTAAAACCGGGGCTGCCGGCAAGAAGGCGCCGGGAAGGGGAAAGCGGCCCCCGCAGACCCCAACGAGGCCGGGGGACCCCCCCGCCATCCCGGGGCCCGACCCCCTCAGCGAGCCCGGCCCCTCCGCTTCGGCCCCGCAGAGATCGCCGCGGCCTGGGCCTCACCTTCCCCTTCAGGTCCAGCACGTAGACGGCGCTGGCCGACatcgccccgccgccgccgcctcctcccgcccgGGCCGCCGTGTCGCCCGGTCACAGACACACCGACTTCCGCTTCTCGCACAGCACTTCCGGCAGGAAGTGACGAAACGAGACGAGGTCCGGCTGCTGCGGGGAAGGATACGCGCAGGGCTCCGCCGCGGAAGAACACCTTAATTCACACCATCCTCATGTTAAAGAGTCCCGAGGGTgggtctttttatttttttacttttttttttccccctcccctgctgaGAAAAGGTCCCACAGCGCTGCGAACAGCACCAGGAGCGGGGCTAACAGCGCCAGGACGAGGGGCCGCAACCTGAGCACCCAGGGCCCCGCCAGCGACGGC belongs to Aquila chrysaetos chrysaetos chromosome 12, bAquChr1.4, whole genome shotgun sequence and includes:
- the AP1M1 gene encoding AP-1 complex subunit mu-1, with translation MSASAVYVLDLKGKVLICRNYRGDVDMSEVEHFMPILMEKEEEGTLSPILAHGGVRFMWIKHNNLYLVATSKKNACVSLVFSFLYKVVQVFSEYFKELEEESIRDNFVIIYELLDELMDFGYPQTTDSKILQEYITQEGHKLETGAPRPPATVTNAVSWRSEGIKYRKNEVFLDVIESVNLLVSANGNVLRSEIVGSIKMRVFLSGMPELRLGLNDKVLFDNTGRGKSKSVELEDVKFHQCVRLSRFENDRTISFIPPDGEFELMSYRLNTHVKPLIWIESVIEKHSHSRIEYMIKAKSQFKRRSTANNVEIHIPVPNDADSPKFKTTVGSVKWVPENSEIVWSIKSFPGGKEYLMRAHFGLPSVEAEDKEGKPPISVKFEIPYFTTSGIQVRYLKIIEKSGYQALPWVRYITQNGDYQLRTQ